In Nitrospira sp., one DNA window encodes the following:
- a CDS encoding transposase encodes MPRMAEYLQKVLREVRELRAASFLKEIEIDRNHFHLRRVIPPTYAVSRVVGILKNVTCRRLKEQFPHVLSKVY; translated from the coding sequence ATGCCCAGGATGGCGGAATATTTACAGAAGGTGCTCCGGGAAGTGCGGGAATTGCGCGCCGCGTCGTTTCTTAAGGAGATCGAGATAGACCGAAACCATTTCCATTTGCGCAGGGTGATTCCACCGACTTACGCGGTCTCAAGAGTGGTGGGGATTCTGAAGAACGTGACCTGTCGGCGGCTGAAAGAACAATTCCCGCACGTATTAAGCAAGGTGTATTGA